From the genome of Rhizobium binae, one region includes:
- a CDS encoding D-alanyl-D-alanine carboxypeptidase, whose translation MQAKSEIVSRSVSSVSSFRSGSFFAKLLAILSMAVTAVLVDSVNAEAEAANPKYAGIVVDAKTGNVLYSENADRLQYPASLTKMMTLYMTFEALEQGRIRLDTPVPFSAHAAAQAPTKLGVRAGGTITVEQGILGLVTLSANDAATALGEMLGGSEDRFAQMMTAKAHALGMTRTTYRNANGLPNTAQMTTARDQARLGIALRQHFPQYYGYFSTRAFKFGTRTIRSHNRLVGSVRGVDGIKTGYTRAAGFNLVSSVQVDGKSIVGVVLGGASGPARDAQMRNLIAAYLPKASSRGGSSQLMAQTAPAPAMIETPAPVQPQKATQVARQQVVPQQQVAPQQVAKTITAAQPPISAAAADLSLPHKGPLPDARYQVAATEVAYTETSTTKSDNPLVAQSMPAPTKVKTTSFKQQAPAAAPAKPDSAAVDHVTTASTSAAPASAVPAGWVVQVGVSPSQQMAMELLEGAKSKGGKALSSAKPFAVAYGSGNDQVYRARFGGFDDQRDAVNACKALKKAGIKCWAAAQ comes from the coding sequence ATGCAAGCAAAGAGTGAAATAGTGTCAAGGTCAGTCTCCTCCGTATCATCGTTCCGGTCCGGCAGCTTTTTCGCAAAGCTCCTGGCGATCCTTTCGATGGCAGTCACGGCCGTCCTGGTCGATTCGGTCAATGCCGAAGCGGAAGCGGCCAATCCGAAATATGCGGGCATCGTCGTCGACGCCAAGACTGGCAATGTCCTCTACAGCGAGAACGCCGATCGGCTGCAATATCCCGCATCACTGACCAAGATGATGACCCTCTATATGACCTTCGAGGCATTGGAGCAGGGTCGCATCCGCCTCGACACGCCGGTCCCCTTCTCCGCTCACGCTGCCGCCCAGGCCCCGACCAAGCTCGGCGTGCGCGCCGGCGGCACGATCACCGTCGAGCAGGGGATCCTCGGCCTTGTCACCCTGTCGGCCAATGATGCCGCGACCGCGCTCGGCGAGATGCTGGGTGGCAGCGAAGACCGCTTCGCCCAGATGATGACCGCCAAGGCGCATGCGCTCGGCATGACGCGCACCACCTATCGCAACGCCAACGGCCTGCCGAATACGGCACAGATGACGACGGCGCGGGATCAGGCTCGCCTCGGCATCGCCCTTCGCCAACATTTTCCGCAATATTACGGCTATTTCTCCACTCGCGCCTTCAAGTTCGGCACCCGCACGATCCGCAGCCATAACCGCCTTGTCGGTTCGGTGCGCGGCGTCGACGGCATCAAGACCGGATATACGCGCGCCGCCGGCTTCAATCTGGTAAGCTCGGTGCAGGTCGACGGCAAGTCGATCGTCGGCGTCGTGCTCGGCGGTGCTTCGGGGCCGGCTCGCGACGCTCAGATGCGCAATCTGATCGCCGCCTACCTGCCGAAAGCATCGAGCCGCGGCGGGTCGTCGCAACTCATGGCTCAGACAGCCCCTGCCCCGGCGATGATCGAAACGCCCGCTCCCGTCCAGCCGCAGAAGGCCACACAGGTCGCCCGGCAGCAGGTCGTTCCACAGCAGCAGGTTGCTCCCCAGCAGGTCGCAAAGACGATCACTGCAGCGCAACCGCCAATTTCCGCCGCTGCCGCCGATCTCAGTCTGCCGCATAAGGGCCCGCTGCCCGACGCCCGCTATCAGGTGGCCGCGACCGAAGTCGCCTATACTGAAACATCCACGACGAAGTCCGACAACCCGCTGGTCGCCCAGTCCATGCCGGCACCGACCAAGGTCAAGACCACGAGCTTCAAGCAGCAGGCTCCGGCCGCCGCACCTGCCAAACCGGACAGCGCCGCCGTCGATCACGTCACGACTGCTTCGACCAGCGCCGCCCCGGCAAGCGCCGTGCCTGCGGGCTGGGTCGTACAGGTCGGCGTCTCGCCGAGCCAGCAGATGGCTATGGAGCTCCTAGAGGGCGCCAAGAGCAAGGGTGGCAAGGCGCTGTCCTCGGCAAAACCCTTCGCCGTCGCCTACGGCAGCGGCAATGACCAGGTCTACCGTGCGCGCTTCGGCGGCTTCGACGACCAGCGTGATGCGGTCAACGCCTGCAAGGCCTTGAAGAAGGCCGGTATCAAGTGCTGGGCGGCTGCACAATGA
- a CDS encoding DUF599 domain-containing protein → MTTADYIALAFFACVWMGYSWLLKGRTFFGRTSLTHAMTERRREWIYNSLRRDLKMIDTQIMAGLQNGTAFFASTSIFAIGSCFALLGATEKVDAVFADLPFVFHGGHAAFEMKVGGLAALFGYAFFKFGWSYRLFNYCTILFGSIPMVRDAESDIIAAERAAERVIRMNVIAGSNFNEGLRAIFLSIGYLGWFINPYVFMLTTAIVIFVLARRQFFSQARLAITDAGTPSNLHLSPIRRDLPSSGGSDLPEGL, encoded by the coding sequence ATGACGACGGCGGACTACATTGCTCTGGCCTTCTTTGCCTGTGTCTGGATGGGCTATTCCTGGCTACTGAAGGGCCGCACCTTCTTCGGCCGCACCAGTCTGACGCATGCGATGACCGAACGGCGCCGCGAGTGGATCTACAATTCGCTGCGCCGCGACCTGAAGATGATCGACACACAGATCATGGCCGGCCTACAGAACGGCACGGCCTTTTTCGCCTCGACCTCGATCTTCGCGATCGGCAGCTGCTTCGCGTTGCTGGGGGCCACCGAGAAGGTCGACGCGGTCTTTGCTGACCTGCCCTTCGTCTTCCATGGCGGTCATGCCGCCTTCGAGATGAAGGTCGGCGGACTGGCAGCACTTTTCGGTTATGCCTTCTTCAAGTTCGGCTGGTCATACCGGCTGTTCAACTACTGCACGATTCTCTTCGGCTCGATCCCGATGGTGCGCGACGCCGAGAGCGACATCATCGCCGCCGAGCGGGCGGCCGAACGCGTCATCCGCATGAACGTCATTGCCGGCAGCAATTTCAACGAGGGCCTCAGGGCGATTTTTCTGTCGATCGGCTATCTCGGCTGGTTCATCAACCCTTATGTCTTCATGCTGACGACGGCGATCGTCATCTTCGTCCTGGCGCGCCGACAATTCTTCTCGCAGGCGCGGCTGGCGATCACGGATGCCGGCACGCCGTCCAATCTCCACCTTTCTCCTATCCGCCGCGACCTGCCGTCGAGCGGCGGAAGCGATTTGCCCGAGGGACTTTGA
- a CDS encoding transglutaminase-like cysteine peptidase produces MTTANILKGGLLASVIAMTMAGSGQAMPASMALAGNASPPIGHYEFCKASPKECAYAGGDAGPAILTEDRWKDILKVNYTVNSSIQPETDEQIYGVEERWAYPTSVGDCEDYALLKRKMLIDDGFSPSDTLITVVLQPNGEGHAVLTVRTDHGDFILDNMRNKVLLWSDTEYTYLKRQSADDPARWSKLQDGRTVAVGSVK; encoded by the coding sequence ATGACGACTGCGAATATCCTGAAAGGCGGCCTTCTGGCCAGTGTCATCGCAATGACCATGGCGGGCTCTGGACAGGCGATGCCCGCCAGCATGGCCCTGGCTGGCAACGCCAGCCCGCCGATCGGACATTATGAATTCTGCAAGGCCAGCCCGAAAGAATGCGCCTATGCCGGCGGCGATGCCGGACCGGCCATCCTGACCGAGGATCGCTGGAAGGACATCCTCAAGGTCAATTACACCGTCAATTCGTCTATCCAGCCGGAAACGGATGAGCAGATCTACGGCGTCGAAGAGCGCTGGGCCTATCCGACCAGCGTCGGCGACTGCGAGGATTACGCCTTGCTGAAGCGCAAGATGCTGATCGACGACGGCTTCTCACCATCCGACACACTGATAACTGTCGTGCTGCAGCCGAACGGCGAAGGCCATGCCGTGCTGACGGTCCGCACCGATCATGGCGACTTTATTCTCGACAACATGCGCAACAAGGTGCTGCTGTGGTCGGACACCGAATATACCTATCTGAAGCGCCAGTCCGCCGACGATCCGGCCCGCTGGTCGAAGCTTCAGGACGGTCGCACCGTCGCCGTCGGTAGCGTCAAGTAA
- a CDS encoding L-serine ammonia-lyase: MFLSVFDVFKIGVGPSSSHTMGPMSAANRFLDLILSNEWPRPSSGAQVAAIKVSLHGSLAHTGIGHGTGRAVILGLMGEAPDSVDPDKMDGIIDTVERTGRITPAGHPAYQFQPKTDLVFDKKQPLPGHANGMIFSAYDRDGRLLLKRIYYSVGGGFVVTDTELEQMREKKNAAGGTRVPYPFATAKQMLDMAERSGLSIAQMKRANEESQRSREELDQGLDRIWEAMRSCIERGLKVEGVMPGGLNVKRRARRIHDKLQEEWRSNRANPLLANDWLSVYAMAVNEENAAGGRVVTAPTNGAAGVIPATIRYYEHFHEDWDQNGIRDYLLTAAAIGGIIKHNASISGAEVGCQGEVGSAAAMAAAGLAAVMGATPEQIENAAEIALEHHLGMTCDPVAGLVQVPCIERNALGAVKAVTAASLAVKGDGQHFVPLDACIETMRQTGHDMSEKYKETSTGGLAVNVVEC; encoded by the coding sequence ATGTTTCTTTCGGTATTCGACGTGTTCAAGATCGGTGTCGGGCCGTCGAGCTCGCACACGATGGGTCCGATGTCGGCTGCCAACCGGTTTCTCGATCTGATCCTGTCGAATGAATGGCCACGCCCTTCATCGGGCGCGCAGGTCGCCGCGATCAAGGTCAGCCTGCATGGTTCGCTCGCTCATACCGGTATCGGCCATGGAACGGGCAGGGCCGTCATTCTCGGGCTGATGGGTGAAGCACCCGATAGCGTCGATCCCGACAAGATGGACGGCATCATCGATACCGTCGAGCGCACCGGCCGCATCACGCCGGCGGGCCATCCGGCCTACCAATTCCAGCCGAAGACCGATCTGGTGTTCGACAAGAAGCAGCCGCTGCCCGGCCATGCCAACGGCATGATCTTTTCCGCTTATGACCGCGACGGCCGGCTGCTCCTGAAACGCATCTACTATTCGGTCGGCGGCGGCTTCGTCGTCACCGATACAGAGCTGGAGCAGATGCGGGAAAAGAAGAACGCCGCGGGCGGCACCCGTGTCCCCTATCCCTTCGCCACCGCCAAGCAGATGCTCGACATGGCCGAGCGCTCGGGGCTTTCGATCGCGCAGATGAAGCGGGCGAACGAGGAGAGCCAGCGTTCGCGCGAAGAGCTCGATCAGGGGCTTGACCGCATCTGGGAGGCAATGCGCTCCTGCATCGAGCGCGGTCTCAAGGTCGAGGGAGTCATGCCGGGCGGCCTCAACGTCAAGCGCCGCGCCCGCAGGATCCACGACAAGCTGCAGGAAGAGTGGCGCAGCAATCGCGCCAATCCGCTGCTCGCCAACGATTGGCTCAGCGTCTATGCGATGGCCGTCAACGAGGAAAATGCAGCCGGCGGTCGCGTCGTCACTGCGCCGACCAACGGGGCGGCCGGCGTTATTCCGGCGACAATCCGCTATTACGAGCATTTCCACGAGGACTGGGACCAGAACGGTATCCGCGATTATCTGCTGACGGCTGCTGCCATCGGCGGTATCATCAAGCACAATGCCTCGATCTCCGGTGCCGAAGTCGGCTGTCAGGGCGAGGTCGGCTCGGCCGCGGCCATGGCGGCTGCCGGGCTTGCGGCCGTCATGGGCGCCACGCCGGAGCAAATCGAGAACGCCGCCGAGATCGCGCTCGAACATCATCTCGGCATGACCTGCGATCCGGTTGCGGGCCTCGTGCAGGTTCCCTGCATCGAGCGCAACGCACTCGGCGCGGTCAAGGCGGTCACGGCGGCATCACTCGCCGTCAAGGGCGATGGCCAGCACTTCGTGCCACTTGACGCCTGCATCGAGACGATGCGCCAGACCGGCCACGACATGAGCGAGAAATACAAGGAAACCTCGACCGGCGGTCTCGCCGTCAATGTCGTCGAATGCTGA
- a CDS encoding PAS domain-containing protein has protein sequence MIRNGTGWCEMRVQTTIEIFDYWNRIRGAADAPLKSQVEPSAVPHLLQSLFILEAREDGDIVFRLAGTRICDLFGRDLRGERFSSLWAHGQDGDIERTAIGVMDHAMPALFNATGYSTVGHQASFEIITMPLRSSHGACDRVLGAIAPVVAASWLEIVPLEFLALDRSRLLPEKISKVAPAELRPINEIVAAKSIGFGEAMRRVVSQLLSAEAR, from the coding sequence ATGATCCGGAATGGGACAGGTTGGTGTGAAATGCGTGTGCAAACGACCATCGAAATTTTTGACTATTGGAACCGTATCCGCGGCGCTGCCGATGCGCCGCTGAAATCCCAGGTCGAACCGTCCGCCGTACCCCATCTACTGCAAAGTCTCTTTATCCTTGAGGCGCGCGAGGACGGAGACATCGTTTTCCGGCTCGCCGGCACCCGCATCTGCGATCTCTTTGGACGGGACCTGCGCGGCGAACGGTTCTCCTCGCTCTGGGCGCATGGCCAGGACGGGGATATCGAACGCACCGCGATCGGGGTCATGGACCACGCCATGCCGGCCCTGTTCAATGCCACAGGCTACAGCACCGTCGGGCACCAGGCCTCCTTCGAAATCATCACGATGCCGCTGCGCTCCTCGCACGGCGCTTGCGATCGGGTGCTCGGCGCGATCGCGCCGGTGGTGGCTGCAAGCTGGCTGGAGATCGTACCGCTCGAATTCCTGGCGCTCGACCGCAGCCGCCTGCTGCCGGAAAAAATCAGCAAGGTCGCGCCGGCCGAACTGCGCCCGATCAACGAGATCGTCGCGGCAAAAAGCATCGGGTTTGGCGAGGCCATGCGCCGCGTGGTGTCACAGCTGCTGAGTGCCGAGGCGCGCTGA
- a CDS encoding rhomboid family intramembrane serine protease, which produces MNEQTGEPQKAPEPFEAQPPARPPRVPVFNLPPALFFSLCLLVVIYAVQALVLSDDAVSWLLFTFGFVPARYVIPLSQQGLELFWTPVTYSLLHGSVQHIVFNAFWLMAFGAPVVRRIGTLRFVFFWLFSATASAALHAVLNWGDVSLLIGASGVISGLMGAACRFAFPAERSPMLAAHVNARLSIIEALKNRTVVIFMLLWLVGNALIAVGIPLVGDSDQAIAWDAHIGGFVFGFFLFSLFDRAPPQPPIEPAGTEKDVLQS; this is translated from the coding sequence ATGAATGAGCAGACGGGCGAGCCGCAGAAGGCGCCCGAACCTTTCGAGGCCCAGCCGCCGGCGCGTCCCCCGCGCGTGCCTGTCTTCAACCTTCCGCCGGCGCTGTTCTTCAGCCTTTGCCTGCTTGTCGTCATCTATGCGGTGCAGGCGCTCGTCCTGTCCGACGATGCCGTCAGCTGGCTGCTCTTCACCTTTGGCTTCGTGCCCGCCCGCTACGTGATTCCGCTGTCGCAGCAGGGCCTGGAGCTGTTCTGGACGCCGGTCACCTATTCGCTGCTGCATGGCAGCGTCCAGCATATCGTCTTCAACGCGTTCTGGCTGATGGCCTTCGGCGCGCCGGTTGTGCGCCGCATCGGGACGTTGCGTTTCGTTTTCTTCTGGCTGTTTTCCGCCACTGCCTCCGCCGCCCTGCACGCGGTGCTCAACTGGGGAGACGTGTCGCTGCTGATCGGCGCTTCCGGCGTCATTTCCGGGTTGATGGGAGCCGCCTGCCGGTTCGCCTTTCCCGCCGAGCGAAGCCCGATGCTGGCGGCGCATGTCAATGCCCGGCTTTCCATCATCGAGGCGCTGAAGAACCGGACAGTCGTCATCTTCATGCTGCTCTGGCTGGTCGGCAACGCCCTGATCGCCGTCGGCATCCCGCTCGTCGGCGACAGCGATCAGGCGATTGCCTGGGACGCGCATATCGGTGGCTTCGTCTTCGGCTTCTTTTTGTTTTCGCTGTTCGACCGAGCGCCGCCGCAGCCGCCGATCGAACCTGCCGGAACCGAGAAGGATGTGTTGCAATCCTGA
- a CDS encoding CBS domain-containing protein, translating into MTSSVKAILDLKGRDVVTAGPNTTVAEAAVILSKKKIGAIVVVGMENRISGMFTERDLVHAIAKHGKDGLDQSLAQVMTAKVYRCHEETTVNELMELMTSRRFRHVPVESNGKLAGIISIGDVVKSRIAEVEREAEDIKAYIAG; encoded by the coding sequence ATGACCAGTTCAGTCAAAGCAATCCTCGACCTGAAGGGCAGGGACGTCGTTACCGCCGGGCCGAACACCACCGTCGCCGAGGCCGCCGTCATCCTCAGCAAGAAGAAGATCGGCGCTATCGTCGTCGTCGGCATGGAGAATCGGATTTCGGGCATGTTCACCGAGCGCGATCTCGTGCATGCCATCGCCAAACACGGCAAGGACGGCCTTGACCAGTCGCTCGCCCAGGTCATGACCGCGAAGGTCTACCGCTGCCATGAGGAGACGACCGTCAACGAGCTGATGGAACTGATGACCAGCCGCCGTTTCCGCCACGTTCCGGTGGAAAGCAACGGCAAGCTTGCCGGCATCATCTCGATCGGCGACGTGGTGAAATCGCGGATTGCCGAAGTCGAGCGCGAGGCCGAGGATATCAAGGCCTATATTGCCGGCTGA
- a CDS encoding patatin-like phospholipase family protein codes for MLNWSLHRQSAEGEGSGSGMSTILETIPSPATVKKIKIALALGGGAARGWAHIGVLRALDEAGVEIGMIAGTSIGALVGGCYLAGKLDELEAFARSLTMRRIASLLDLTIGGSGLFGGMRLTKRMQEHLEGLNVEDLDRPFVAVAAEVNTGHEVWIANGSLITALRASYALPGIFEPVRSNQRTLVDGALVNPVPVSVCRAYEEPLVVAVNLNYDLYGRSAVVRHNASLSQQEVQKQEEAPYARLGMTGVMVQAFNIIQDRIARARLAGDPPDISLQPRLSYIGLSEFHRAGEAIERGYEEARARLPEIKRMQEVYASPP; via the coding sequence ATGCTGAACTGGAGTCTGCATCGTCAAAGCGCTGAAGGCGAAGGTTCCGGTTCCGGCATGTCGACGATACTCGAGACAATCCCTTCCCCTGCGACTGTCAAGAAAATCAAGATCGCGCTCGCGCTCGGCGGCGGCGCGGCCCGCGGCTGGGCCCATATCGGCGTATTGCGCGCCCTTGACGAAGCCGGGGTCGAAATCGGCATGATTGCCGGCACGTCGATCGGCGCCCTGGTCGGCGGCTGCTATCTTGCCGGTAAACTCGACGAACTCGAGGCTTTCGCACGCTCGCTGACCATGCGCCGAATCGCAAGCCTGCTCGATCTGACCATCGGCGGCAGCGGCCTGTTCGGCGGCATGCGGCTGACCAAGCGCATGCAGGAGCATCTCGAAGGCCTGAATGTCGAGGATCTGGACCGGCCTTTCGTCGCGGTCGCCGCCGAGGTCAATACCGGCCACGAGGTCTGGATCGCCAATGGTTCGCTGATCACGGCGCTGCGCGCATCCTATGCCCTACCCGGCATCTTCGAGCCGGTGCGCAGCAATCAACGCACGCTGGTCGACGGCGCGCTGGTCAATCCCGTTCCCGTCTCCGTTTGCCGCGCCTATGAGGAACCACTGGTTGTCGCCGTCAATCTCAATTACGATCTCTATGGCCGCTCGGCCGTCGTCCGGCACAATGCCAGCCTCTCGCAGCAGGAAGTGCAGAAACAGGAAGAAGCGCCCTATGCCCGCCTCGGCATGACCGGCGTCATGGTGCAGGCCTTTAACATCATTCAGGACAGGATTGCCCGCGCCCGCCTTGCCGGCGATCCGCCCGACATTTCGCTGCAGCCGCGCCTCAGCTATATCGGACTCTCAGAATTCCATCGGGCCGGTGAGGCGATCGAACGCGGCTACGAGGAAGCCAGAGCCAGGCTTCCCGAGATCAAGCGCATGCAGGAAGTCTATGCCAGCCCGCCATAA
- a CDS encoding PilZ domain-containing protein, which translates to MHSFQPAQTQRPVPRPEQGVFQRVPINMQGRLMLANYEEFECMVIDMSPGDMYVTCSGRPRANERVVAYIDHLGRVEGYVQTLDGRGFTMSINATERKREKLAAQLTWLANKHELGLPEDRRHDRLTPRDVKTELTLDDGTRYACRIMDLSLSGAAIDVEMRPSIGTAVRLGNMRGRVVRHFVEGVAIEFLSIQSRETLREFL; encoded by the coding sequence ATGCACTCGTTCCAGCCAGCTCAGACGCAACGACCTGTGCCGCGCCCTGAACAAGGCGTTTTTCAGCGCGTGCCGATCAATATGCAGGGCCGGCTGATGCTTGCAAACTACGAGGAGTTTGAATGCATGGTGATCGACATGTCGCCCGGCGATATGTACGTCACCTGCTCCGGCCGGCCGCGCGCCAACGAACGCGTCGTCGCCTATATCGACCATCTCGGACGCGTCGAAGGTTATGTCCAGACGCTCGACGGCCGCGGCTTCACCATGTCGATCAATGCCACCGAGCGCAAACGCGAGAAGCTCGCCGCCCAGCTCACCTGGCTTGCCAACAAGCACGAGCTCGGCCTGCCGGAAGATCGCCGCCACGACCGCCTGACGCCCCGTGACGTCAAGACAGAACTGACGCTCGATGACGGCACGCGATATGCCTGCCGTATCATGGACCTTTCGCTCTCAGGCGCGGCCATCGACGTCGAGATGCGTCCTTCCATCGGAACGGCCGTACGTCTCGGCAATATGCGCGGCCGTGTCGTGCGCCATTTCGTCGAAGGTGTGGCGATCGAATTCCTGTCGATCCAGTCCCGCGAGACGCTGCGGGAGTTCCTCTGA
- the hisI gene encoding phosphoribosyl-AMP cyclohydrolase produces the protein MSHLIFNQPSEDKSALEDAGDFTPRFDDRGLITAIVTDACDGELLMVAHMNAQALALTIQTGTAHYFSRSRGKIWKKGETSGNLQTVKEIRTDCDQDAIWLKVEVAGHDATCHTGRRSCFYRTVTLRDGKPMLDIVDDERHFDPQDIYGK, from the coding sequence ATGAGTCACTTGATCTTCAATCAACCATCCGAGGACAAGTCGGCGTTGGAAGACGCCGGCGATTTCACGCCACGTTTCGACGATCGCGGCCTGATCACCGCGATCGTGACCGACGCCTGCGATGGCGAACTGCTGATGGTCGCGCATATGAACGCCCAGGCGCTGGCGCTGACCATCCAGACGGGAACGGCCCATTATTTCAGCCGCTCGCGCGGCAAGATCTGGAAGAAGGGTGAGACCTCGGGCAACCTTCAGACGGTGAAGGAAATTCGCACCGATTGCGATCAGGACGCCATCTGGCTGAAGGTCGAAGTCGCCGGCCATGACGCCACCTGTCACACCGGCCGCCGTTCCTGCTTCTATCGCACGGTCACGCTTCGCGATGGAAAACCTATGCTCGATATCGTCGACGACGAGCGCCATTTCGATCCGCAGGACATTTACGGAAAATAG
- a CDS encoding iron-sulfur cluster assembly scaffold protein, which yields MDDIYNSKILEFAGNIPLTGMLADADATAQAHSRLCGSKVRIWLKMDGDVVSAFSHDVKACALGQASSSIMARHVVGATSGELRQAREDMLAMLKADGAGPAGRFEDMRYLLPVRDYKARHASTMLTFDAVVDAIGQIEAKRAEVIEA from the coding sequence ATGGACGACATCTACAACAGCAAAATCCTCGAATTCGCCGGCAATATTCCGTTGACCGGCATGCTGGCGGACGCCGATGCCACCGCCCAGGCACACTCCAGGCTTTGCGGCTCGAAGGTGCGGATTTGGCTGAAGATGGACGGCGATGTCGTCAGCGCCTTTTCGCATGACGTGAAGGCCTGCGCCCTCGGCCAGGCATCGTCCTCGATCATGGCTCGCCATGTCGTCGGCGCCACATCGGGTGAATTGCGGCAGGCCCGCGAGGACATGCTTGCCATGCTGAAGGCCGACGGGGCGGGGCCTGCCGGACGGTTCGAAGACATGCGCTACCTCTTGCCCGTGCGCGACTACAAGGCCCGCCATGCTTCGACGATGCTGACCTTCGATGCGGTCGTCGATGCGATCGGGCAGATCGAGGCGAAACGGGCGGAAGTGATCGAGGCGTAA
- the folE gene encoding GTP cyclohydrolase I FolE produces MDAIVKNFPQPNRDSDRPSQQEAEDAVRVLLRWAGDDPTREGLIETPARVAKAYRELFAGYDMAPEDVLGRTFEEVAGYDDMVLVKDIPFYSHCEHHMVPIIGKAHVAYMPDGRVLGLSKIARVVEIYGRRLQTQETMTAQIARAIDDTLQPRGVAVMIEAEHMCMAMRGVQKQGSTTLTTTFTGTFKTEPADQARFMSMVRSR; encoded by the coding sequence ATGGACGCCATCGTAAAGAACTTTCCGCAGCCGAACCGTGACTCAGACCGCCCCTCACAGCAGGAGGCGGAGGACGCCGTACGTGTTCTGCTGCGCTGGGCCGGTGACGATCCGACGCGCGAAGGCCTCATCGAGACGCCCGCTCGCGTCGCCAAGGCCTATCGCGAGCTTTTCGCCGGTTACGACATGGCGCCGGAGGACGTGCTAGGCCGAACCTTCGAAGAGGTCGCAGGCTACGACGACATGGTCCTCGTCAAGGACATTCCCTTCTACTCGCATTGCGAACACCATATGGTGCCGATCATCGGCAAGGCCCATGTCGCCTATATGCCGGATGGGCGCGTGCTCGGCCTGTCGAAGATTGCCCGTGTCGTTGAGATCTATGGCCGCCGCCTGCAGACGCAGGAAACGATGACGGCCCAGATTGCCCGCGCCATCGATGATACGCTGCAGCCGCGCGGTGTTGCCGTGATGATCGAGGCCGAACATATGTGCATGGCAATGCGCGGCGTTCAGAAGCAGGGTTCGACGACATTGACGACCACGTTTACCGGAACGTTCAAGACGGAACCGGCCGATCAGGCCCGTTTCATGAGCATGGTGCGGAGCCGCTGA
- a CDS encoding DUF1489 family protein translates to MALHLIKLCVGADSIDDLREWVAERSLRAIAAGLEPHSVHTTRMVPKRMEELLDGGSLYWVIKGQVQARQRLLGIETFTDDEGISRCRLMLGPEVIETAVQPKRPFQGWRYYTQDDVPADLASLGTGIAEMPADLRRELTELGLL, encoded by the coding sequence ATGGCATTGCATCTCATCAAACTCTGTGTCGGCGCCGACTCGATCGACGATCTGCGCGAATGGGTGGCGGAGCGCTCGCTGCGCGCCATTGCCGCCGGGCTCGAGCCGCATTCTGTGCATACGACCCGCATGGTGCCCAAACGCATGGAGGAGCTGCTTGACGGCGGCTCGCTCTACTGGGTGATCAAAGGGCAGGTGCAGGCGAGACAGCGGCTGCTCGGCATCGAGACCTTCACCGACGACGAAGGAATTTCACGCTGCCGCCTGATGCTCGGTCCCGAAGTCATCGAAACCGCGGTACAGCCGAAGCGGCCGTTCCAGGGCTGGCGCTACTATACGCAGGATGACGTGCCGGCCGATCTGGCGAGTCTCGGCACCGGCATCGCCGAAATGCCGGCGGACCTGCGGCGTGAGCTTACCGAGCTTGGCCTGCTCTAA